In Streptomyces sp. NBC_00683, the DNA window CGCGGGTCTCAGGACTCCGCAGGAGTGGTGGCGTATCGCGGAGCTGCCGGACGGCGAACCGGTCGGTTTCGTCATTCCGGCCCGGAACAACTACCACCCGATGATCGCGTACATCGGGGTTCTGCCGGCGCACCGCGGACACGGATACATCGACGACATCCTGGCCGAGGGCACCCGGGTGCTCGCCGCGCAGGACGTGGAGCGCATCAGGGCGAGCACCGACGTCGGGAACGTCCCGATGGCGAAGTCGTTCGAGCGCCTGGGCTACGTCAACTTCGAGCGCTCCTTCGACATGGTGTGGGACTGACGCAAAACGGGTGGACGACCGGGCTCGGGTTCCGTACCGTCGGTGCGGAACCCAGGTCCCGGATGCGGAAGGAGGCGAGTCGGATGCGTACAGCTTCGTTCCCGCGCTCCCGTCCCGTCCGCAGGGCGGTGTCGGACTCGGTCTGACCGGGAGCGCACCACGCTTCTCGTCACGAGTCCCGGAGGACACACCCATGACCGATACGGTCATCCGCGCGCTCACCCAGAGCGACGCACACCTTTTCGATTCCCTGCAGAGCCCCTGCCTCGTCGGCCGCGCCGCGTTCGGCCACCGCTACGCCACCGTTCACGACGGCGGTGAGTACCGCCCCGAGTGGACCTGGGTCGCTCTGCGCGACGGAGTCGTCGTCGCCAGGGCGGCCTGGTGGGGCGGCCCCGACGACACCGAGCCCGTGCTGGTCAACTACTTCGACTTCGCCGAGGGCGAGGACGAGGCGGCCGCCGAACTGCTGCGCCGTGCGCCGTGGTCGGTCGAGTACGAGCTGATCGTGCCGGCCGGCTGGCGGGACACCCCCGAGGTGCGGGCAGCCGCCGGGGCACGGATCGCCGCGGCCGAGGCGGCCGGTATGAAGCTGCTGGTCGAGCGCTACCGCTACGAGTGGACGCCCGGGGACGGTCTGCCCGAGCGGCCCGGCAGGCTCGACTTCCGGGAGGAGCCGGACGACGCGGTGATCCTGGACGTCCTGCGGCGGGTCCACTCCGTGACGCTGGACGCCCATGCCCGGCGTTCCATCGAGGGCCCGGGCGGCCTGGAGAAGGCCGCCCAGGAGGAGCTCGACTTCTTCAACTGGTGCCCCTCACCACGCTCCTGGTGGCAGCTCGCCCACACCCGGGACGGCGAGCTCGCCGGAATCCACGTTCCGGCGCGCAATCCGGGCGGGCCGTGCGTCGGCTTCATCGGGGTCGTGCCCGAGGCGCGTGGTCACGGCTACGGCTACGACCTGCTCGTGGAGACCACGCACTTCCTGGCCGGCCAGGGTGCGACGTCGATCGCGGGCGCGACCGACCGGGGCAACACTCCGATGGCTGCCGCGTTCTCCCGGGCCGGTCACCGCATCGTGCAGGAGCGCATCCACCTGGTGTGAGCCGCTCGTGGCCGCCGGGGCGTCAGCCCGTCCCGGCGGCGCGCTGGGCACTGATGACGTCGCGGTACCAGGCGTACGACTGCTTGGGAGTGCGCCGCAGCGTCTCGTAGTCGATGTGGACCAGGCCGAACCGCTTGCTGGCGCCCTCGGTCCACTCCACGTTGTCCGTCAGTGACCAGGTGAAGTAGCCGCGCACGTCGACGCCCGCGTCGATGGCCGTACGCAGCGCCCCCAGGTGTCCTTCCAGGAAGGCGATGCGCCGGCCGTCGGCGACGGGCTCGTCGACGGCGCAGCCGTTCTCCGTGATGTAGACGGGCGGCAGCCGGTCGCCGAAGCGGCTCTGCAGTTCGCCGAGCGTCTCGGCGAGCCCCTCGGGGACGACGGGCCAGCCGAAGTCGGTCGTGTCGTACCCCTCGATCTCCCTGATTCCGAAGGGGAGTTCGGACGGCATCGTGTAGCCGGAGAAGGACTCGAGCGCCTCGGGGCGCGGGGCGCCCACGAGGGTGGGGTTGTAGTAGTTCACCCCGTACCAGTCGAGCGGCGTCGAGATCACCTTCAGGTCGTCCTCGACCGGGCCCGGCATCAGGGCGGCGAAGCCCTCGTCGGGGTAGCGGCCGGTGAGGACCGGGTCGGCGAACAGCCAGTTGGTGAGGGTGTCGTAGAGCTCCGCTCCCATGCGGTCCTCCTCGGACTCCCCCGCGGTCCACACGGGCGTGTGGGAGAGGGCGATGCCGATGTTGTCGGCGCCCGCGGCGCGCAGCGCCCGTACGGCCAGTCCGTGGGCCAGCAGTTGGTGGTGGGCGGCGGGCAGCGCGTCGAACAGGAGGGTGCGCCCGGGCGCGTGCTCGCCGAGTGCGTAGCCGAGCATCGTGACCTCGGCCGGCTCGTTGATGGTGATCCACATGGGTACGCGGTCGGCGAGGCGCTCCGCGACGATTCCCGCGTACTCGGCGAAGCGGTAGGCGGTGTCCCGGTTGAGCCAGCCGCCGGCCTCGTCCAGCGGGAGCGGGGTGTCCCAGTGGTAGAGCGTCGGGGCGGGGGTGATGCCGTGGGCGCAGAGCTCGTCGACGAGCCGGTCGTAGAAGTCCAGCCCCGCCGGGTTGAGCGCGCCGCTGCCGCCCGGTA includes these proteins:
- a CDS encoding GNAT family N-acetyltransferase — translated: MTDTVIRALTQSDAHLFDSLQSPCLVGRAAFGHRYATVHDGGEYRPEWTWVALRDGVVVARAAWWGGPDDTEPVLVNYFDFAEGEDEAAAELLRRAPWSVEYELIVPAGWRDTPEVRAAAGARIAAAEAAGMKLLVERYRYEWTPGDGLPERPGRLDFREEPDDAVILDVLRRVHSVTLDAHARRSIEGPGGLEKAAQEELDFFNWCPSPRSWWQLAHTRDGELAGIHVPARNPGGPCVGFIGVVPEARGHGYGYDLLVETTHFLAGQGATSIAGATDRGNTPMAAAFSRAGHRIVQERIHLV
- a CDS encoding GH1 family beta-glucosidase; translation: MTVPTFPPGFLWGASASAFQTEGAFDADGKGPSGWDAFAAQPGRIKDGTDTTRGTGFHEHYREDVALLAGLGADAFRFSISWPRVVPGGSGALNPAGLDFYDRLVDELCAHGITPAPTLYHWDTPLPLDEAGGWLNRDTAYRFAEYAGIVAERLADRVPMWITINEPAEVTMLGYALGEHAPGRTLLFDALPAAHHQLLAHGLAVRALRAAGADNIGIALSHTPVWTAGESEEDRMGAELYDTLTNWLFADPVLTGRYPDEGFAALMPGPVEDDLKVISTPLDWYGVNYYNPTLVGAPRPEALESFSGYTMPSELPFGIREIEGYDTTDFGWPVVPEGLAETLGELQSRFGDRLPPVYITENGCAVDEPVADGRRIAFLEGHLGALRTAIDAGVDVRGYFTWSLTDNVEWTEGASKRFGLVHIDYETLRRTPKQSYAWYRDVISAQRAAGTG